From Bos taurus isolate L1 Dominette 01449 registration number 42190680 breed Hereford chromosome 29, ARS-UCD2.0, whole genome shotgun sequence, a single genomic window includes:
- the TNNI2 gene encoding troponin I, fast skeletal muscle: MGDEEKRHRAITARRQHLKSVMLQIAATELEKEEGRREAEKQNYLSEHCPPLHLPGSMSEVQELCRQLHAKIDAAEEEKYDMEIRVQKSTKELEDMNQKLFDLRGKFKRPPLRRVRMSADAMLKALLGSKHKVCMDLRANLKQVKKEDTEKERDLRDVGDWRKNIEEKSGMEGRKKMFETES; this comes from the exons AAACGCCACAGGGCCATCACGGCCCGCAGGCAGCACCTGAAG agcgTCATGCTGCAGATCGCGGCCACCGagctggagaaggaggagggcCGCCGGGAGGCGGAGAAGCAGAACTACCTGTCGGAGCACTGCCCGCCGTTGCACCTGCCCGGCTCCATGTCTGAAGTGCAG GAGCTCTGCAGGCAGCTGCACGCCAAGATCGACGCGGCCGAGGAGGAGAAGTATGACATGGAGATAAGGGTGCAGAAGAGCACCAAGGAG CTGGAGGACATGAACCAGAAGCTGTTCGACCTGAGGGGCAAGTTCAAGCGGCCCCCACTGCGACGCGTGCGCATGTCGGCCGATGCCATGCTGAAGGCGCTGCTGGGCTCCAAGCACAAGGTGTGCATGGACCTGAGGGCTAACCTCAAGCAGGTCAAGAAGGAGGACACTGAGAAG GAGCGCGACCTGCGGGACGTGGGCGACTGGAGGAAGAACATCGAGGAGAAGTCGGGCATGGAGGGCCGCAAGAAGATGTTCGAGACCGAGTCCTAG
- the TNNI2 gene encoding troponin I, fast skeletal muscle isoform X1, producing MLQIAATELEKEEGRREAEKQNYLSEHCPPLHLPGSMSEVQELCRQLHAKIDAAEEEKYDMEIRVQKSTKELEDMNQKLFDLRGKFKRPPLRRVRMSADAMLKALLGSKHKVCMDLRANLKQVKKEDTEKERDLRDVGDWRKNIEEKSGMEGRKKMFETES from the exons ATGCTGCAGATCGCGGCCACCGagctggagaaggaggagggcCGCCGGGAGGCGGAGAAGCAGAACTACCTGTCGGAGCACTGCCCGCCGTTGCACCTGCCCGGCTCCATGTCTGAAGTGCAG GAGCTCTGCAGGCAGCTGCACGCCAAGATCGACGCGGCCGAGGAGGAGAAGTATGACATGGAGATAAGGGTGCAGAAGAGCACCAAGGAG CTGGAGGACATGAACCAGAAGCTGTTCGACCTGAGGGGCAAGTTCAAGCGGCCCCCACTGCGACGCGTGCGCATGTCGGCCGATGCCATGCTGAAGGCGCTGCTGGGCTCCAAGCACAAGGTGTGCATGGACCTGAGGGCTAACCTCAAGCAGGTCAAGAAGGAGGACACTGAGAAG GAGCGCGACCTGCGGGACGTGGGCGACTGGAGGAAGAACATCGAGGAGAAGTCGGGCATGGAGGGCCGCAAGAAGATGTTCGAGACCGAGTCCTAG